Proteins from one Psilocybe cubensis strain MGC-MH-2018 chromosome 11, whole genome shotgun sequence genomic window:
- a CDS encoding 60S ribosomal protein L1-B → MSLAKFKSGSRARGILSMLLPNTNKPNNVPETQQDFEMEMNELEVALGASESFQRYKAAHQMSKIQGSEICLVELEEEREEATRLLHEFQADAQQKYQQFTESQQEIDKLEVLVKTLDILISETKPVKIQLVGTQQKRDCRMYVPSSQYQPPDCSDAGSKIIVPKVLSIDGKGFGDTYPTATHHIPGNCILADAADINRAKQIELEYMCVDDLKKLRFLKVNKNQKLAKKDDAFLASEALINQIPRLVSPRLESSPPVSHAEDLTNKPTEVRSTIKFQLKKVLCLGVAVGHVQVNDDEVLGNVMLSINFLVSLLKKNWQNVKSLHIKTIMGKPVRLY, encoded by the exons ATGTCTCTGGCAAAGTTCAAATCCGGTTCAAGGGCACGAGGGATACTCTCTATGCTTCTACCTAACACCAATAAGCCAAAT AATGTACCAGAAACTCAGCAGGATTTTGAAATGGAGATGAACGAATTGGAGGTTGCGTTGGGTGCATCGGAATCCTTTCAAAGATATAAGGCAGCGCACCAGATGTCTAAGATACAGGGCTCAGAAATT TGTCTTGTTGAgctggaggaagagagagaagaagcTACACGGCTATTACACGAGTTTCAGGCAGACGCTCAACAG AAGTACCAGCAGTTCACCGAAAGCCAGCAG GAAATTGATAAGCTTGAGGTGCTTGTAAAGACATTAGATATCCTTATTTCCGAGACAAAACCA GTCAAGATTCAACTGGTCGGAACACAGCAGAAGAGAGACTGCAGGATGTATGTACCATCTTCGCAATATCAACCCCCTGATTGTTCTGACGCCGGAAGCA AAATCATCGTGCCCAAAGTGCTATCAATTGATGGGAAAGGATTCGGTGATACT TACCCCACAGCCACACACCATATTCCTGGAAATTGCATTCTCGCTGATGCCGCCGACATCAATCGTGCTAAGCAGATTGAGCTCGAATACATGTGCGTCGATGACTTGAAGAA ATTGCGTTTTTTGAAAGTGAACAAGAACCAGAAGCTCGCCAAGAAGGACGATGCTTTCCTTGCTTCCGAAGCCCTCATCAACCAGATCCCCCGTCTGGTCTCTCCAAGG CTGGAAAGTTCCCCACCTGTCTCCCACGCTGAGGATCTCACCAACAAGCCCACTGAGGTTCGCTCCACCATCAAGTTCCAGCTCAAGAAGGTTCTTTGCTTGGGTGTTGCTGTTGGCCACGTCCAGGTGAACGACGACGAGGTCCTCGGAAACGTCATGCTGA GCATCAACTTCCTCGTTTCGCTGCTCAAGAAGAACTGGCAGAACGTCAAGTCCCTTCACATCAAGACCATCATGGGCAAGCCCGTCCGCCTCTACTAA